The nucleotide sequence AGAGCTTCGTCGAGAAGATCAAGAAGGCGCATCCGGACTCGCCCTATATCAGCGAGCTCGCCTCCTGCACCTATGAGGGCGTCATGCTCTGGGCCGAGGGCGTCAAGAAGGCCGGCAGCATCGACCGCATGAAGGTGATCGAGGCACTCGAAAGCGGCCTCGTCTTCGACGGTCCGAGCGGCAAGGTCTCGCTCGACAAGCCGACCCACCACACCGTCCGCAACGCGTTCCTCGCCGAGGTGAAGGATCGCAAATGGTCAGTGCTGGAAACCTACACCGACGCCAAGCCGGCGGACACCGCCAGCGTCTGCGACCTCGTCAAGAACCCCAACGACGTCAAGCAGTACATCATCAATCTCTGACGTGCTTCCGGGTCCCGCCGTCCGGCGGGGCCCGGTGTCCCTGGACTGCCCTGAAAGACCTGACGCATGGCGATCTACGTCATCCTCGCGCTCGACGTTCTCAACGGAATCTCCTCGCTGTTCCTGCTGTGCCTGGGACTGGCGATCATCTTCGGCATGATGAAGATCATCAATCTCGCCCATGGCGAGTTCATCATGTTAGGGGCCTATGCGACGGTGATCTCGGCCAACGCCGGGGTGAACATCTGGATCGCGATGCTGATCATCGCGCCCCTGTTCGTCGGCATCGTCGGACTCGTCATCGAGCGCTGCCTGATCCGCTTCCTCTACGGTCGGCTGGTGGATTCGATGCTTGCGACCTGGGGCCTGAGCCTGCTGATCATCGGCATCATCACCACGATCTACGGCAACACCCAGCAGGGCGTGCCGACGCCGCTCGGCGGCTTCTCGATCGGCTCCTATCAGTCGAGCTACTACACGCTGTTCCTCGCACTTATGGCCGCGGTGATGATGGCGATCATCTACGGCGTCATGCGCTACACCCGTTTCGGCCTGGTCGCCCGCGCCACGATGCAGAACCCCGCCATGGCCGCCACGCTCGGCGTCAACCCGGCCCGCGTCTACATGAGCACGTTCGCTCTCGGTGCCGCCGTCACCGGCCTTGCCGGGGGACTTCTCGCGCCGGTGTCCGGCATCACGCCGGTCATGGGCGGCGCCTATGTCGCCAAGGCCTTCATGACGGTGGTCGGCGGCGGCGCCGCGATCCTCTCCGGCACGCTCTCGGCGGCGAGCCTGTTCGGCTCGGTCAACCAGGTCGGCGCCTACTTCACCACGCCTGTGTACGGCGAGGTCATCGTCTTCACCACCGCGATCGTGCTGATCCGCTTGCTGCCGCAGGGCATCTCCGGGCGCTTCTTCAAGGGGAACCTGTGATGGACAAGCGCCTCCGCTTCGCTCTCCAGGCCGCGGGAACCGTCATTGCCATCGGCGTGATCGCGATCGTGCCGAGCGTGATCGAATTGTTCGGCCTGATGCAGTTGACCTTGTTTGCCGCGATGTCGGTGCTGGCGCTGAGCCTCGCCTTCATCTGGGGCTATGGCGGCATCCTGTCGTTCGGCCAGACCGCCTTCTTCGGCCTCGGCGGCTACGCCTACGCGATCGCGGCTGTGAATTTCCAGGATTCGACGCCGGCGATCCTGCTGGCGATCGTGGTGCCCGCGCTGTTCGCGGCCATCCTCGGCTACTTCATCTTCTTCGGCCGCATCTCCGACGTCTATCTCGGCGTCATCACGCTGACCGTCACCTTGATCCTGTTCAACTCGGTCAACTCGACCTCGGGCGACGCCTACAAGATCGGCAAGGCGCTGCTCGGCGGCTTCAACGGCATGCCGGCGGTGCCGACCTTCAACGTGCCGTTCGATCCGTCGACGGTGCTGTCGCCGGAGCAGTCGTGGTGGACGACCGCCTATGTGCTGCTCGGCGTGTTCCTGCTGCTGCGGCTGCTGCTGGCGCTGCCCGCGGGGCGCATCATCGTCGCTGTGCGCGAGAACGAAATTCGGGCCTCGCTGCTCGGCTACGACCCGCGTCTCGTGAAGTGCCTGACCTTCATTCTCGGCGGCGCCATCGCCGGTCTTGCCGGCGCGCTCTACGTCAATTGGGGTGCCTTCGTCAGCCCGACCATCTTCAGCCTGTCGCTATCGGCGGAGATCATCATCTGGATCACCGTCGGCGGGCTCGGCACCTTGCTCGGACCGATCATCGGCTGCGTCGTGATCGAATACATCGTCGCCTATATCGGCTCGCAACAGCTCCTCAACTCCAACCTCGTTCTCGGCGGTGTGCTGGTGGTGTTCGTGCTGCTGCTGCCGAAGGGCATCGTGCCGACCGCGCGTGATCTCGTGATGCGGCTGATCCCGGACAGGAAACCGAAAACCAACGGTCCGCCGGTCCCATCAGCGGCTGCGCCGCATCCTGCAGGAGCCGAATGACATGGCGGAACTCGTCCCTCTGCTCAAGGCCGAGCACCTGACGATGCGCTTTGGCGGCGTGGTCGCCAATGACGACATCACCTTCACGCTGCAGGAGATGGAGCTGCGCTGCCTGATCGGCCCCAACGGCGCCGGCAAGAGCACGTTCTTCAAGACGCTCACGGGCCAGCTCGTGCCGACCTCCGGCACCATCGCGTTCCGCGGCATGCCGATCGCGGGCAAGGCGTCGCACGAGATCGCGCGCATGGGCATCGGCATCAAGACCCAGGTGCCGAACGTGTTCAACGGCCTCTCGGTGCGTGAGAACATCTGGATGGCGGTGCGCCGCAAGGCGACGCCGCGGCAGCAGGGACCCGCTGTCGACGCGGTATTGGAGATGATCCGGCTGACGGACTACGCCGACAGCATCGTCGCGACGCTTTCGCACGGCCAGCGGCAGTGGGTGGAGATCGGCATGGTGCTCGCGGCCGAGCCGGAGCTGATCCTGCTCGACGAGCCCGCCGCGGGGATGACCGACGAGGAGACGTTCCACACCGCCGCGATCATCCGCGAGATCAACCAGACCCGCGCCATCGTCGTCGTCGAGCACGACATGGAGTTCATCAAGCAGATCGCCAAGCGCGTCACCGTGTTCCACCAGGGCCGCGTGCTGGTCGAGGACACCGTCGACAAGGTGCTCGCCGACCAGCGCGTGCGCGACGTCTATCTCGGCAAGAAGGTGGCGGCATGAGCGCGCTTCTCGAGGTCAAGGGTCTCAAGTCCGGCTATGGCCGGATTCCGATCCTGTTCGGCGTCGACCTCACGGTCGCCGACGGCGAGTATCTCGGCATTCTCGGCCACAACGGCATGGGCAAGACCACGGCGCTGCGTACCCTCATGGGGCATTTGCCGACCACCGACGGCTCGGTGGTGTTCGCAGGCCGAGCCATCACGCATCTGAAGCCGCATGAGCGCTCGCGGCTCGGCATCGGCCTGGTGCCGCAGGGCCGCGAGATCTTTCCTGATCTCTCCGTCATGGAGAACCTCCGTATGGGCCTTGCCGCGGCGCCGAAGGAGGATCGCGGTGTCATCGACGCTGTGCTGCAGGATTTTCCGCGCCTGGTGCGGCTGCTCGACCGTCGCGGCGGCGCGCTGTCCGGCGGCGAGCAGCAATTGCTCGCGCTGGCGCGCTGTCTCTGCACCAAGCCGAAGCTCATCCTGCTGGACGAGCCGACCGAGGGCATCCAGCCCTCGATTATCGAGGAGATCATTGAGACCTTGCTGGCGCTGAAGTCGCGCTGGAAGATGTCGCTGATCGTCGTCGAGCAGAATCTGGAATTCATCACGTCGTTGTCGGATCGGATCCTGCACATCCAGAAGGGACGCATCACCGAGGAACTCGACCGTGAGACGCTGCTCGCCCGGGAAGGTCAGATGATCCCGAGCTAGACAAAATTCCGGCGCGGCTGCGCCGGCGCAATTGAACTGTACACTCTTAGTCTCTGCTCCAGCTTGTCCTCACAAGAAAGGATGACTCATGTCCATCAAACGCCCGAATGCCGAGGAAGTCGCCGATCTCGCCGCCAGCCTGCACATGAACATGACGGTCGAGGAGGCGGCCGAGTATCTCGCGCTGATGGGCGGCATGTTCGATCAGTACGACATCATCGACGAACTGCCGAACCCGATGCCGCCGGTGAAATATCCGCGCACGCCGGGGGCGAAGCCGCCGGCGAAGGAGAACAAATACAACGCCTGGGCGATCAAGACCGAGGTGAAGGGCGCAGGCTCCGGCAAGCTCGCCGGGCGTACCGTGGTGCTGAAGGACAACGTCGCGCTCGCCGGCGTTCCCATGATGAACGGCTCGACCACGCTCGAAGGCTTCATCCCTGCGGCGGATGCGACCATCGTCTCGCGCATCCTCGATGCCGGCGGCACCATCGTCGGCAAGGCCGTGTGCGAGCACTTCTGCCTGTCCGGCGGCAGCCACACCTCCGATCCGGCGCCGGTGCACAATCCCTGGAAGATGGGCTATTCGGCCGGTGGTTCGTCCTCGGGCAGCGCCGCGCTGGTGGCGGCCGGCGAGGTCGATATGTCGATCGGCGGCGACCAGGGCGGCTCGATCCGCATCCCCGCATCCTATTGCGGCATCTACGGCATGAAGGCGACCCACGGCCTCGTGCCCTACACCGGCGTGATGCCGATCGAGTCGACCATCGACCACACCGGTCCGATGACGGCCAACGTCAAGGACAACGCGCTGCTGCTCGAAGTGCTGGCCGGCGCCGACGGCCTCGATCCGCGGCAGTATGCGCCGAAGGTCGCGGCCTATACCGAGTCGCTCGGTAAGGGCGTCAAGGGCCTCAAGATCGGCGTGCTCAAGGAAGGCTTCAGCGCGCCGAACATGCAGGAGGGCGTGGTCAGCAAGGTCAAGGCCGGCGCCGAGCGCTTCGCCAAGATGGGCGCGTCAGTGTCGGAGGTCTCGATCCCCGAGCACATGCATGCGCTGGCGGCGTGGAATCCGATCACGCTGGAAGGCTTCCTGGTGCAGATGATGCTCGGCAACGGCATGGGCTTCAACTGGAAGGGCCTCTATGACGTCGGCCTGCTCGACGCGCATTCCGGCTGGCGCAACCGCGCCGATGATCTCTCGGTGACCTTGAAGCTGACCATGCTGGTCGGCCAGTGGGGGCTCGAGCACTATCGCGGCCGCTACTACGCCAAGTCGCGCAATATCGCGATCCAGGCCAAGGCGGCCTATGACGCGATGTTCGGCTCCTACGACCTGCTGCTGATGCCGACGTTGCCGTGCGTCGCGACGCCGATCCCGGCCAAGGACGCGCCGCTCGCCGAAGTCGTGCAGCGCGCCTTCGAGATGACCGCGACGACGAGCCCGTTCGACGTCACCGGCCATCCCGCGATGACCATTCCGTGCGGCCTCTCCGACGGCCTGCCGGTCGGGCTGATGCTGATCGGCAAGGACTACGCCGAAGCGACGATCTATCAGGCGGCGGCGGCGTTCGAGGCCGATGGCGACTGGAAGACGTTCTGATGATCACCATCACCGCGGTGATCAGGGCCAAGGCAGGACATGAGGCCACGATGCGCGACGCCCTCGTCGCCGTCGCGGCCCATGTCGCGGCCAACGAGCCGGAGACGATCGGGTTCTTCATCTCGCAGAGCGAGACCGAGCCCGGTCTGTTCACCACCTACGAACGCTTCGCCGACAAGGCCGCGATGGACCGCCACAACGGCTCCGCCGCGGTGGCGACCTTCTTCGGAATCGCCAAGCCGATCCTCGACGGCGAGGTCATCCTCGTGACCTCGCAGGAGGTGTCGGCGACGATGCGGTAGGGGGAGGCGAGGCGAGTAACCCAATCGTCCTTCGAGACGCCCGCCAAGCGGCGGGCTCCTCAGGACGAGGGCGGTGGGTGTGGCGAGATGAGCGTCTGTTGCAGGCCTAACTCTGAAAAAATTCGCCAGAGCGAGCTCTGCAAGAACTGGTGCGGGGCTTGCGGTCACATCGAACGCAAGTCCCGCCCACGATCTCAACCCTCATGGTGAGGAGCCCGCCCCTTGGCGGGCGTCTCGAACCATGAGGCCCCAATTCGAACGACAAGCGCTGAACAACAAGAAGGACCACCGCCGATGCTCCGTCTGCACGGCATCATGGGACGCGCCGACGACAAGATCTACGCGCGGCAACTGCACACGCTCGAGCATCGCGGCGGCATCGAGCTGCTGTTCGTGCCGCCGGAGGATTCCGGCCGAAAGCGCTTCCGCCTGACCACCGATCGCGGCACCGACTGTGCTGTCAGCCTCGACCGGGATGAGGAACTGATCGACGGCGCGCTGCTGCATCTCGACACCGACCGCGCCATCATCGCCCGCTTCGGCGAGCAGCAGGTGCTGCGCCTGAAGGCGCGCGACGAGGCGAGCGCGCTGAAGCTCGGCTGGCACGCCGGCAATCTGCACTGGCGCGTCCGCTTCGAGGGCGATCACCTCGTCGTGCTGCTCGACGCGCCGCTCGCCACCTATCGCGCCCGGATCCAGCCGCTGCTCGACTCCGGCGAGGTGGTGGAGCGCGAGCATGTTTGACCGCGGCGAGGCGCTTGCGCTGCTGCAACTCGGGGACAGTGCCTTTCCTGCCGGTGGTTTTGCATTTTCCTGGGGTATCGAGGGCCTCGCCGCCGATGGCCTACTGTCCGATCGCAGCGATCTCGACGATGTCATCGCCGATCATCTGGCGCAGCGCTGGGCCACCATGGATCGCATTCTGCTGCGTCGCGCGTGGCACGCGAGCGACAGCGCGGCCATCGCGTCTGTCGACCGTCTCGCGGAGGTCACGACGCCCTCGGCCGAAATGCGCGAGGGATCGCGGCGCGCGGGCAGAGCGCTGCTCGGCGTCTGGGTCAAGCTCGCAGGTCCGCTCTCCGTGTCGTACCGCGCGCGTGTCGCGGCGGATACCAGGCTTGGCCATCTCGCCGTGGTGCAGGCGATCACCGGCCGTGACGCCGGCTTGACGCTCGATGCCGCCGAGCTCGTGTCAGGCTGGACCTTGATCACCGGCCTCGTCAGCGCCGCGGTGCGGCTTGGCCTGATCGGCCACATCGAGGCGCAGCAGAGCCTGGCGCGCGCCCGCGCGCTGCTTGCTGATCTGCTTACTGATACGCCCGACGACGACGCTATGCCGTCGAGCTTCACGCCCTTCATCGATATTGCCGTGTCGCGCGGACCGTTGCGGCACGTGCGCATGTTCACGACCTGAGGTGCCCTCGCCATGATGAACCTGTCGCCGACGGAGCTCGACCGTCTCGTCATCTTCAACGCCGCGCAGATGGCGCGGCGCAACCGCTCGCTCGGGATCAAGCTCAGCCATCCGGAGGCGGTCGCCTACATCACCGACGAGGTGATGACCGCCGCGCGCCGCAATCTGCCTTACGCCGAGATCCGCGACATGGCGGGTCGGCTGCTCACCACCGATGACGTGGAGCCCGGGGTCGCGCAGATGATCCCGATGCTCTATGTCGAGCTGATGTTCGCCGAGGGCACCAAGGTGATGGCGCTGTTCGAGCCGATCCAGCCCGCTGAAGGCGCAGCACCCGATGACATTGTGCCCGGCGAGATCATCGCCGGCGGCGACGACATCGCGATGTTCACCGAGCTGCCGGCCGTGACCATCGATGTGGTCAACACCGGGGATCGCGATATCCAGGTGCGCAGCCACACCCATTTCTTCGAGGTCAACCGCGCGCTGCGTTTCGACCGCGCCGCCGCCTGGGGCATGAAGATCGACCGGCCCGCGGGCTTAGGCCTGCGGTTCGAGCCCGGTGTCTTCAAATCCGTTCGCCTTGTGCCGATCACCGGCGATCGGATCGTGCGCGGCCAGGCCGGGCTCGTCAACGGCCCGCTCGATGCTCCTGGCGCGCGCGACGCCGCGCTGAAGCTCGCGCAGTCGCGCGGCTATCTCGGAGCCTGAGCCATGGCCACGCTCACCCGCCAAGCCTATGCCGAGCTCTATGGCCCCACCAAGGGCGATCTGATCCGGCTCGCCGACACCAGCCTGCTCGCCGAGATCGAGCACGACTACACGACGTACGGCCATGAGCTCCTGGTCGGCGCCGGCAAGAACATCCGCGACGGCGAGGCCGTCGCGGCGCACCGGACCTCGAAGCACAAGGCCCTCGACGTCGTCATCAAGAACGCCACCATCGTCGATGCCGTGATCGGCATCGTGAAGGCCGATATCGGCATCCGCGACGGCCGCATCGTCGGCATCGGCAAGGCCGGCAATCCCGACATCATGCCGGACGTGCATCCGGACATGGTGGTCGGCCACACCACCGCGCCGATCGCCGGCGGCCCGTTCATCGTCACGGCGGGCGCGATCGAGAGCCACGCGCATCTGATCTCGCCGGAGCAGTCCGATCATGCGCTGGCCGGCGGCACCACGACGATGGTCGGCAACGGCTCGGGCCCGGTGTTCGACGTCGGTTCAGGCTCTGGGCCGAACTTCGGCCACTTCCTCAAGTCGATCGAGTTCTCGCCGCTGAACTACGCGCTGTTCGGCCGCGGCGGCTCCGATCCGGCAGCCGTCGAGGAGGCGGTCGCGGCCGGCGGCATGTCGGTCAAGATCCACGAGGACTTTGGCGCATCGCCTGACGTCATCGACAAGACGCTGATGGCCGCCGATCGCAACGATTTCGCGGTCCATCTGCATACGGACTCGATCAACGAATACGGCTTCTGCGAGGACACGATGGCGGCGGTCGATGGCCGCACCATCCACATGTACCACGTCGAGGGCGCCGGCGGCGGCCATGCGCCCGACCTGCTCAAGGTGGTGTCCTGGCCCAACGTCATCCCATCCTCGACCAATCCGACCAATCCCTACACCTCCTACGGCATGGAGGAGGGCGTGCCGATGACGATGATCTGTCATCAGCTCAACTACAATTCGCCCGAGGATGTCATGTTCGGCGAGTCCAGGGTGCGCGCGCAGTCGATGGCGGCGGAGGATTTTCTGCACGACATGGGCGCGATCTCGATCTTCGGCACGGACACGCAGGGCATGGGCCGCCTCGCGGAGAACGTCGCCAAATGCTGGCAGCTCGCCAGCGTGATGAAGGACCGCATCGGCCGGCTGCCCGAGGAGACGACGGCGCGTGCCGACAATGAGCGCATCAAGCGCTACGTCGCCAAGCTCACGATCAACCCGGCGATCGCGGTCGGCATCGATCATGTCGTCGGCTCCATCGAGGTCGGCAAGATGGCCGACCTCGTGCTGTGGCCGCGCGCCTCGTTCGGGCTGAAGCCCTACATGGTGATCAAGAACGGCTTTCCGGTCTGGGCCGCGATGGGCGACGGCAACGGCAGCCTCGGGCTGTCGGAGCCGATGATCCAGAAACGG is from Bradyrhizobium sp. ORS 285 and encodes:
- a CDS encoding branched-chain amino acid ABC transporter permease, with the translated sequence MDKRLRFALQAAGTVIAIGVIAIVPSVIELFGLMQLTLFAAMSVLALSLAFIWGYGGILSFGQTAFFGLGGYAYAIAAVNFQDSTPAILLAIVVPALFAAILGYFIFFGRISDVYLGVITLTVTLILFNSVNSTSGDAYKIGKALLGGFNGMPAVPTFNVPFDPSTVLSPEQSWWTTAYVLLGVFLLLRLLLALPAGRIIVAVRENEIRASLLGYDPRLVKCLTFILGGAIAGLAGALYVNWGAFVSPTIFSLSLSAEIIIWITVGGLGTLLGPIIGCVVIEYIVAYIGSQQLLNSNLVLGGVLVVFVLLLPKGIVPTARDLVMRLIPDRKPKTNGPPVPSAAAPHPAGAE
- a CDS encoding urease accessory protein UreF produces the protein MFDRGEALALLQLGDSAFPAGGFAFSWGIEGLAADGLLSDRSDLDDVIADHLAQRWATMDRILLRRAWHASDSAAIASVDRLAEVTTPSAEMREGSRRAGRALLGVWVKLAGPLSVSYRARVAADTRLGHLAVVQAITGRDAGLTLDAAELVSGWTLITGLVSAAVRLGLIGHIEAQQSLARARALLADLLTDTPDDDAMPSSFTPFIDIAVSRGPLRHVRMFTT
- a CDS encoding amidase, translated to MSIKRPNAEEVADLAASLHMNMTVEEAAEYLALMGGMFDQYDIIDELPNPMPPVKYPRTPGAKPPAKENKYNAWAIKTEVKGAGSGKLAGRTVVLKDNVALAGVPMMNGSTTLEGFIPAADATIVSRILDAGGTIVGKAVCEHFCLSGGSHTSDPAPVHNPWKMGYSAGGSSSGSAALVAAGEVDMSIGGDQGGSIRIPASYCGIYGMKATHGLVPYTGVMPIESTIDHTGPMTANVKDNALLLEVLAGADGLDPRQYAPKVAAYTESLGKGVKGLKIGVLKEGFSAPNMQEGVVSKVKAGAERFAKMGASVSEVSIPEHMHALAAWNPITLEGFLVQMMLGNGMGFNWKGLYDVGLLDAHSGWRNRADDLSVTLKLTMLVGQWGLEHYRGRYYAKSRNIAIQAKAAYDAMFGSYDLLLMPTLPCVATPIPAKDAPLAEVVQRAFEMTATTSPFDVTGHPAMTIPCGLSDGLPVGLMLIGKDYAEATIYQAAAAFEADGDWKTF
- the ureC gene encoding urease subunit alpha gives rise to the protein MATLTRQAYAELYGPTKGDLIRLADTSLLAEIEHDYTTYGHELLVGAGKNIRDGEAVAAHRTSKHKALDVVIKNATIVDAVIGIVKADIGIRDGRIVGIGKAGNPDIMPDVHPDMVVGHTTAPIAGGPFIVTAGAIESHAHLISPEQSDHALAGGTTTMVGNGSGPVFDVGSGSGPNFGHFLKSIEFSPLNYALFGRGGSDPAAVEEAVAAGGMSVKIHEDFGASPDVIDKTLMAADRNDFAVHLHTDSINEYGFCEDTMAAVDGRTIHMYHVEGAGGGHAPDLLKVVSWPNVIPSSTNPTNPYTSYGMEEGVPMTMICHQLNYNSPEDVMFGESRVRAQSMAAEDFLHDMGAISIFGTDTQGMGRLAENVAKCWQLASVMKDRIGRLPEETTARADNERIKRYVAKLTINPAIAVGIDHVVGSIEVGKMADLVLWPRASFGLKPYMVIKNGFPVWAAMGDGNGSLGLSEPMIQKRMWGALGAAPQRLGVNFMSKLAVDAGIRGKLGLSRETVQIKNVRRLRKTDMIRNAAMPQVEVDPQTFEVRADGKLLMCPPATSVPLARRFMLR
- the ureB gene encoding urease subunit beta — its product is MMNLSPTELDRLVIFNAAQMARRNRSLGIKLSHPEAVAYITDEVMTAARRNLPYAEIRDMAGRLLTTDDVEPGVAQMIPMLYVELMFAEGTKVMALFEPIQPAEGAAPDDIVPGEIIAGGDDIAMFTELPAVTIDVVNTGDRDIQVRSHTHFFEVNRALRFDRAAAWGMKIDRPAGLGLRFEPGVFKSVRLVPITGDRIVRGQAGLVNGPLDAPGARDAALKLAQSRGYLGA
- the ureE gene encoding urease accessory protein UreE, which produces MLRLHGIMGRADDKIYARQLHTLEHRGGIELLFVPPEDSGRKRFRLTTDRGTDCAVSLDRDEELIDGALLHLDTDRAIIARFGEQQVLRLKARDEASALKLGWHAGNLHWRVRFEGDHLVVLLDAPLATYRARIQPLLDSGEVVEREHV
- a CDS encoding putative quinol monooxygenase, which gives rise to MITITAVIRAKAGHEATMRDALVAVAAHVAANEPETIGFFISQSETEPGLFTTYERFADKAAMDRHNGSAAVATFFGIAKPILDGEVILVTSQEVSATMR
- a CDS encoding branched-chain amino acid ABC transporter permease is translated as MAIYVILALDVLNGISSLFLLCLGLAIIFGMMKIINLAHGEFIMLGAYATVISANAGVNIWIAMLIIAPLFVGIVGLVIERCLIRFLYGRLVDSMLATWGLSLLIIGIITTIYGNTQQGVPTPLGGFSIGSYQSSYYTLFLALMAAVMMAIIYGVMRYTRFGLVARATMQNPAMAATLGVNPARVYMSTFALGAAVTGLAGGLLAPVSGITPVMGGAYVAKAFMTVVGGGAAILSGTLSAASLFGSVNQVGAYFTTPVYGEVIVFTTAIVLIRLLPQGISGRFFKGNL
- a CDS encoding ABC transporter ATP-binding protein, whose translation is MSALLEVKGLKSGYGRIPILFGVDLTVADGEYLGILGHNGMGKTTALRTLMGHLPTTDGSVVFAGRAITHLKPHERSRLGIGLVPQGREIFPDLSVMENLRMGLAAAPKEDRGVIDAVLQDFPRLVRLLDRRGGALSGGEQQLLALARCLCTKPKLILLDEPTEGIQPSIIEEIIETLLALKSRWKMSLIVVEQNLEFITSLSDRILHIQKGRITEELDRETLLAREGQMIPS
- a CDS encoding ATP-binding cassette domain-containing protein, with the translated sequence MAELVPLLKAEHLTMRFGGVVANDDITFTLQEMELRCLIGPNGAGKSTFFKTLTGQLVPTSGTIAFRGMPIAGKASHEIARMGIGIKTQVPNVFNGLSVRENIWMAVRRKATPRQQGPAVDAVLEMIRLTDYADSIVATLSHGQRQWVEIGMVLAAEPELILLDEPAAGMTDEETFHTAAIIREINQTRAIVVVEHDMEFIKQIAKRVTVFHQGRVLVEDTVDKVLADQRVRDVYLGKKVAA